One genomic region from Trueperaceae bacterium encodes:
- a CDS encoding GNAT family N-acetyltransferase: MQHADEPVRIVACAPAAEVAGLRAHPGLDRFRSPELQLAALADIAADPKGCVVAALAGATLVGYVAFHPPTEIESWGADATGELIELGAIEVAPAYRGRRLAPRLLEASFAGGRFDATVVFATLYVWHYDLAGSGMTDLAYRRMLESLYRSVGMETFATSDEEIRSSAANALMARVGPRADERVVAEFHRLRKGVPGLSRSPW; this comes from the coding sequence ATGCAGCACGCGGACGAGCCGGTTCGGATCGTGGCGTGCGCCCCGGCGGCCGAGGTCGCCGGACTGCGCGCCCACCCCGGCCTCGACCGCTTCCGCTCGCCCGAGCTGCAGCTGGCGGCCCTCGCCGACATCGCCGCGGACCCCAAGGGGTGCGTCGTCGCGGCGCTCGCGGGCGCCACGCTCGTCGGCTACGTCGCCTTCCACCCGCCGACGGAGATCGAGTCGTGGGGCGCCGACGCGACGGGCGAGCTCATCGAGCTCGGCGCCATCGAGGTCGCTCCGGCCTACCGCGGCCGCCGCCTCGCACCAAGGTTGCTCGAAGCCAGCTTCGCCGGCGGCCGCTTCGACGCGACCGTCGTCTTCGCCACCCTCTACGTCTGGCATTACGACCTCGCGGGCAGCGGCATGACCGACCTGGCTTACCGCCGGATGCTCGAGAGCCTCTACCGCTCCGTCGGGATGGAGACGTTCGCCACGAGCGACGAGGAGATCCGCAGCAGCGCCGCCAACGCCCTCATGGCGCGCGTCGGTCCAAGGGCAGACGAACGCGTCGTGGCCGAGTTCCACCGCCTGCGCAAGGGCGTTCCCGGCCTCTCACGAAGCCCCTGGTAG
- a CDS encoding acetoin utilization protein AcuC, with amino-acid sequence MSSPGPGVLLVHDQRTARFELAPDHPFKPVRMELTRSLLEHAGVLAPSEVVPPAPLEEAELFGVHEPEYVADVAALSRGEAVERARQRGLGTADNPVFPGMHELVSLVCAGTVTAMELVATGKALRAVNLGGGLHHALRDRASGFCVYNDLAVAIRRAVDRHGLRVAYVDLDAHHGDGVQWLLYEDPNVLKVSLHESGHYLFPGTGHPYETGKGAGRGLSVNVPLEPFTEDDSYLEAFDVVVPTALRAFEPDVILLQAGADPHRYDPLADLSLTLTGMRAAYDRVVALSDELTGGRIVATGGGGYDPYRTVPRAWAQLWSALTGREPPAELPGDWQAEWRSRLPEAPIPDRWTDGPSDFKPHPKREQVARRNRVVAGRTVEALQAIWRDTGLVSRVTSS; translated from the coding sequence GTGAGCTCGCCCGGGCCCGGCGTCCTGCTCGTGCACGACCAGCGCACGGCGCGCTTCGAGCTCGCCCCCGACCACCCGTTCAAGCCCGTGAGGATGGAGCTGACCCGCTCGCTGCTCGAGCATGCCGGGGTCCTGGCGCCGTCCGAGGTCGTGCCGCCCGCGCCCCTCGAGGAGGCCGAGCTGTTCGGTGTGCACGAGCCGGAGTACGTGGCCGACGTGGCGGCGCTGTCCAGGGGCGAGGCCGTCGAGCGGGCCAGGCAGCGCGGCCTCGGCACGGCGGACAACCCGGTCTTCCCCGGCATGCACGAGCTCGTCTCGCTCGTCTGCGCCGGCACCGTGACGGCGATGGAGCTCGTCGCGACGGGCAAGGCGCTCCGCGCCGTCAACCTGGGCGGCGGCCTCCACCACGCGCTGCGCGACCGGGCGTCCGGCTTCTGCGTCTACAACGATCTCGCCGTGGCCATCCGGCGGGCCGTCGACCGCCACGGCCTGCGGGTCGCCTACGTCGACCTCGACGCGCACCACGGCGATGGGGTCCAGTGGCTGCTCTACGAGGACCCGAACGTGCTCAAGGTCAGCCTGCACGAGTCCGGCCACTACCTCTTCCCCGGCACCGGGCACCCGTACGAGACGGGCAAGGGCGCGGGGCGGGGGCTCTCGGTCAACGTCCCGCTCGAGCCCTTCACGGAGGACGATTCGTACCTCGAGGCGTTCGACGTCGTCGTCCCGACCGCCTTGCGGGCGTTCGAGCCGGACGTCATCCTCCTGCAGGCCGGCGCCGACCCCCACCGCTACGACCCCCTGGCCGACCTCTCCCTGACGCTCACCGGGATGCGGGCCGCCTACGACAGGGTCGTGGCGCTCTCCGACGAGCTGACCGGCGGGCGCATCGTCGCGACGGGCGGCGGCGGCTACGACCCCTACCGCACGGTCCCGCGCGCGTGGGCGCAGCTCTGGAGCGCGCTGACGGGGCGTGAGCCGCCCGCCGAGCTGCCAGGCGACTGGCAGGCGGAGTGGCGCTCGCGGCTGCCGGAGGCCCCCATCCCTGACCGGTGGACGGACGGGCCGAGCGATTTCAAGCCGCACCCCAAGCGCGAGCAGGTGGCGCGGCGCAACCGCGTCGTCGCCGGCAGGACGGTGGAGGCGCTGCAAGCCATCTGGCGGGACACGGGGCTCGTGAGCAGGGTAACCTCGTCCTGA
- a CDS encoding CBS and ACT domain-containing protein produces the protein MLVNEIMSHKVVAIGPDTPIKDVQALMELRNIRHFPILAEPSGGASDRLVGIVSDRDVRLVGADHPKAPPGVRASDPVRLLMVHPVLTADPNDPIEEAAKVLRDNKIGAMPVMEDGRLVGIVTGIDMLDALIRMSGVRGASSRLEVELVDRPGALAGLLDRVASRNVNVSSVMTSRSDPDADTVAFVMRIATVDGHGLAAYLRGLGYNVLWPPEAPEA, from the coding sequence ATGCTCGTTAACGAGATCATGTCCCACAAGGTCGTCGCCATCGGCCCTGACACGCCCATCAAGGACGTCCAGGCCCTGATGGAGCTCCGCAACATCCGCCACTTCCCCATCCTGGCCGAGCCGAGCGGCGGCGCCTCCGACCGTCTGGTCGGCATCGTCTCCGACCGCGACGTGCGCCTCGTCGGCGCCGACCACCCGAAGGCGCCCCCGGGCGTGCGGGCGAGCGACCCCGTCAGGCTCCTCATGGTCCACCCGGTCCTGACGGCGGACCCGAACGACCCGATCGAGGAGGCGGCCAAGGTCCTGCGGGACAACAAGATCGGCGCCATGCCCGTCATGGAGGACGGGCGCCTCGTCGGCATCGTCACGGGCATCGACATGCTCGACGCGCTCATCAGGATGTCCGGCGTGCGCGGGGCCTCCAGCCGTCTGGAGGTCGAGCTGGTCGACCGGCCGGGCGCGCTGGCCGGGCTCCTCGACCGGGTGGCGAGCCGCAACGTGAACGTCTCGAGTGTCATGACCTCGCGTTCCGATCCAGACGCCGACACGGTCGCGTTCGTGATGCGCATAGCGACCGTCGACGGCCACGGCCTCGCGGCCTACCTGCGCGGTCTCGGGTACAACGTGCTGTGGCCGCCGGAGGCACCCGAAGCGTGA